Within the Deinococcus aerolatus genome, the region GACAAACAAGGGCGTGACCACCTTCCCGGGCAACCTCGACACGGCACTGACCCCCAGCGTCAAAATATGCAAGGTCGTCAACAACATCGCTACCACCACCTGCCCGGTGCTTATTAGTGGCGCGCAGCTTACCCTGACGCCCGACAATCTTGCTGCCAACCCACCCATATACGGCTTCTGGCGCGGACGCTGGAACACCAAAACGCCAGCCCTCAGGGTGACTGACGATTACCGCATGAGCGTGATGATCGGCAACAAGCTGTTGGGTTACCAGGATGTGGATCTGGTGGCCACCAGTGGGGAGACCAAGAATCCTCGCGTCGGGTTCATCGCCATCGTTAACGGTTCCTCACTGGATTTCAAATTCCGTATCGAAGCGGGTGCAACTGCACCTAACGTCTCCTTCTCGCCGGACTCCCTCGTGTTCCAGACCGTCTTGGTAGGCAATTCCAGTACGAAGCCTGTCACCATTAAGAATGTGGGGGTCAGCATGCTGGCCCTGACTGGCACAGGCCTGAGCGGAGCCAACGCCGGCGACTTCAGCGCTACTCTCAGCGGTTGCGGCTCTCTGGCGCCGCAGGCAACTTGTACCGCGAACGTAACCTTCCGGCCTACAGCACTCGGCCCACGTGCTGCGACCTTGAGCCTCACTACTACCGGCGCTACCGTGGCGCAGACCCTGGCCCTGACGTCAGGCCCCGCGTCGCAAGCCATTAACCGGCCGCCCAGGCTTCCACACTCCATCATCGCGTTCCCGGTTCGTGATTTCATTTCCGGGGCCGGATACGCCGCCACTGACCGGGTCACTGTGAGCATCTTGCGCGGCGGCCTGCGCGTTGGATTCGTCAACAACGTGATTCCCCAGGATGATCCGAGCACGCCTGAGTTTGATGGTTTGGTGGACGTCAATCACCCGGGTGGCGTGTGTTGGGAAAATAGCGTCCCCGACATCCGCGTTGGTGATCTCGTCCGGTTGGAAACGGCGCCCGGCGTAGGCGACGAGACCTTCGTGCAGGGTGTAACTGTGACGCAGCCCGCTACTATTGTGAGGCGGGCGACCCTGGATGCAGCCGGCAATTCCAATGCTGATGGCGTGATCGAGGTCCACGGCCGGGCTATGGACTTGCAGACCAATCAACGACTTGACCCCGCACAGTTCGAGGCGCGGCTTATTTCCAAGGGCAACACTTTCACCTTCAACGGCAAGCGCTCGCTGCGCGCGGGCGGCGCCGGAGGCAAGGACGGCACTCTGACCTTCGACACCACCGATCCGAACAACGGCTTGTGGACTGCCCGTTTCAGCGGCCTGACCCAGCGCGACCTTGACCTGGCCGAGGCGGCCGAATCGCGCGCCTTATGGCTAGGCCGCGACCCAGTGACCTCGAGCGAAATGACCATCTATGAGTTCGGCCAGTTCCCCGGCTTTGCGGGTGGCTGTGTTGGCCCGGTGACCGGCTTCGCCGGCCCATTGGCTGCACCAGCACCGGCCAGCCTGACGTTCAACGAGCAAGGTCTATACGACCCGGAGAATCCTGGAACCAACCCGGCTTCGGCGCCACAGATCATTACGCTCAGTAACGGCGGCGGCATCGCCCTGAACATCTCGGGCGTGAGCCTCAGCGGTTCCGGCTCAGCCGATTTCCTGATTGATACGAACACCTGCACGGGTACCAGCGTCGCTCCAAACGGTGCTTGTACAGTGGGCGTACACTTCCAGCCCACTTCGGGCGGGTTGAGGAATGCCCAGCTGAACTTCGTCGACAACGCCGACAATACTCCGCAAAGCGTGACACTGACCGGCAACCTTAATTCGGTCACGCCGGGACCGATTCACGAGCCGCCTCAGGATCCGCACGCCCTGTTTGTCTTCCCGTCGCGCGACTTTGTCTCGGCAGAGGGTTATGGCCCCAACGACCGCGTGAAAGTTGAGATTCTGCGGGGTGGCGTCCAGATCGGGGTGGCCAACAATGTGGTGCCAAAAGACGATCTTGGCACGCCAGGCTTTGACGGACTGGTTGACGTCAACCACCCAGGCGGGGCCTGCTGGGAAGGCGTAACGCCGGATCTGCGGCCTGGCGACGTGGTGCGCTACACCACTAATTTCGGTGTGGTCGATCAGACCACCACCCAGAATCTCGTGGTCACCCAGCCCGCCACCCAGGGCCGCAACGCTGACGGAAGCCCCGCGTCGAGCGTCGTGATGACCGGCTACGCGCTCGGCCAGGACAATCTGCGCCTGCCCCTCGACCAGTTCGAGGCCCGCATCATCGCCAAGGGCAACACCTTCGGCATCAATGGCCGGCGATCCTTGCGGGCCGGTGGTTTGGGCGTGCGTGAGGGCACCCTGACCTACGATACCGCCAATCCCAACGACGGCCGCTGGACTGCCGTGTTCCCCGGCCTGTCCCAAAGCGATATCGACCTCGCCGCCAGTGTGGAATCACGTGGCGTGTGGCTCGGGCGCATTCCGGCAGCCCTGACCGAGAGCACCATCTACGAATATGGCGCGGGCGGCGGCCCGGTGGGTTGCGCCGCGCCCCTGAACGTGCCGACCGCCAGTCTGAGTCCGCTGTCACTGGACTTCGGTGCCGTCACACTGGGCAGCACCACGGCAGCCCGCTCGGTAAGCCTCACGACTTCCAGCCCGGCCAGCATCAGCAGCCTGAGCGTGGTGGGCATCGATCCGGGCGAGTTCACGGTTGATCGTGGCGCCTGCGTCAACCCCAGTTCGACGTCCTGCACCTTCCGCGTGACCTTCATGCCAGCGGGCCTGGGCATCCGCACGGCCGGCGTGATGATCGTAGACAGCGCGGACGGCAGTCCCCACTTCCTACCCGTGCGCGGCGAAGGCGTCGTGGCTCCGCCACCCAATCGGCCGCCCGTCGGCGTGAATGACTACGTCTCCGGCCACGCTGGACGTGTGCAGACGCTGAATGTCCTGACCAACGACACGGATCCCGATGGCGATCCCCTGAGCGTAACTGGCGTGAGTAACGGCACGAACGGCGTGGCGAGTTGTACTCCTGGCGGCGCCTGCACCTACACTCCCGACATCGGCTACTTCGGAACCACCTACTTCGCTTACACCATCTCGGATGGACGCGGCGGCAGTACCAACGCCACTGTGACGGTCAACCTGACCAACGCCCGTCCGACCTCACAAGGCGACAATGACCGCACCGTCGAGAGCCGCGCAGTCAGCACCAACGTCCTGGCCAACGACACCGATTCGGATAACGACCCGCTGAGCGTCATCAGCGCCACTCAGGGTACGAACGGCGCCGTGTCCTGCACCAGCAGCAGCTGCACGTACACCCCAAATCCGGGTTTCTTTGGCACGGACAGCTACACCTACACCGTCAGCGACGGTTTTGAATCGGCCACTGCTACTGTGAGTGTGATGGTCGATCCTATGGCGAAGGCGATTGATGACGGGCCCATTAACATCCCGCTGTCCTCTTTTGACCCGGCGGTGGGGGCATTCATCGACTCCGCAACGCTGCTGGCCAACGATACGGGGCGTGGGCTCATCGTCACGAGCAACTCCAGTAGCTCTAGCGGAGGCAGCGCGACCTGCACTGCCACAGGCTGCACCTTTAAACCCAGTAATTCTGGCTCCGCCACCTTCAACTACACGGTGCAAGACTTCTACGACAATAACGCCACCGCCACCGTTCAGCTCAACTTCACACAACCCTGAACAGACTGAATACCCCATTTAGGGCCTGAGCTGGTGTAGATTTCACCGCACTCCGACGATGAAAAGTGAGACGATATGGCTAGATATCGTCTCTATCCTCTATACCTGTATACTGAGATCTTGCAGTTCGTGAAGTTGCAAGGGTTTAGTGAAGGGACAGTTCAGGATAGGGAGCCTGTTCCTCGAAGGCCACCGGGGAACGGTAGCTCAGTGAGGAGTGACGACGCTGCCGGTTGTAAAAGACCTCAATCCACTCGCACACCTCACTGCGGGTCTGGGCACGCGTGCCGCGTGCCAGCTGAAGGTCAAGCTCGACCTTCAGGGTTGAGAAAAAGCTTTCCTGAACGGCATTGTCCCAGCACGCCCCCTTGTTGCTCATGCTCTGCACTGCCTTCAGGCGCTCCAGGGCCCGCCGGTAGACGTCACGGGTGTTCTGGCTGCCCCGGTCAGAATGATGGAGCAGCCCGGCTTCGGGCTGCCGTCGCTGCCAGGCCATGTTCAGGGCGTCCATCACGAGCAGCGTGTGAAGGCGTTCATTCAGCGCCCAACAGCTCGGGACGGCCCGACGCCAGCCGACAATCTTCCTGGAGAAGAGATCCATGACCGTAGCCAGGTAGAGCCAGCCCTCAGTCGTTGGTAGGTAGGTGATGTCGGTGACCCATTTCCGATTGGGCCGGTCGACTTCAAATTCCCGGTTCAGGAGATTTCCTGCGAGTGGGTGGAGAGGTGATGCCTTCGTGGTCACGCGGAATTTCCGCTTGCAGCGAACCTTGTCCCCTCGCTACCTTCATCAATCGTCCGATTCGCTGACCGCTCACCCGTTCCCCCTCCTCGGCCAGGTCGGCCTGAATTCTCGGAGTGCCATACGTCCCCCGGCTCCGTTGATGGCTGTCCTTGATTCTCTCGGTCAGGGCACGATCTTTGCGCGCCCTGGTGTTTTCGGGCCTTCCTCGCCAGGCGTAATACCCGCTGACACTGACCGCCAGCACCCGGCACATCAGAGCCACCAGAAATTCTTCCTGATGCTGCTGGATGAAGGCGAAGATCAGCTTTGTCTGGCGAAGAAGCGGGCAAGCGTCCTCAAGGGCGTCTGTTCTGTCCAAGTCAGGCCACCGCTTTTTTCTCGATATCCCGCTCCTGACGGGCAATTTGCAGTTCACGCTCCAAGTGCTTAATGCGCTCTTCCTGTTTGGAGTGGGCCGCGATACCACGCCCCGTGTTCCCGGGGCGTCCTGCAGGCTCCTGCGCCTCCCACTGCTTTTTCCAGCGAGCAACGTAGTGGGGAGGAATAACGAGGTCACGGGCGATCTGAGCACAGCTCTTGCCCGTCGATTGAACCAGCCGCACAGCCTCCTGCTTGAACTCCGCGGTGTACTGCTACCTGGGGGTAGTCATGTTCATCTCCAGTCTGGATCAGACTGAACTTCCCCTCCACAAAACCCTATCAAGATCATTCGACATGCTGGACGAAATCAACGGAAGAACCGCAAAACTGGGTCACCCCAATGGCTACCATTGGAAGGGGGGATTTCTCCGCCTGAAGGCTGAGTCCCCTACGTCTAAGGGTCAATTGTTCCAAAGTTGAATGTGCCTTAAGCTCGCTCTTATATGAGCGGATGATAATGCTCATGATTATCAGGTCCGCCTGCGGAGGTAGACCTGCGTGAAAACATTTCTGTCTATTTAGACCCAGAGACTCAATTGAGGTGTTTAACGGTGCCAAGCATGATCAGGCAGCTGATGGACGTTGCTAGGGGGGGACAACGTTGCAAGGCATGGCCTGAGTTTTTAGATCAAGACTCGAGGTTAGTGTCAATTCCACCCACCCACCATCAGAGGAGTAAGGGGATGCCTATGGTCAGCCACGATTTAGGGAGCAAGAGAGGGCTTCGCCTCATGGCCATTGGGGCCTTGCTGACACTGGCGGGGTGTAACCAGCCGACCTCCCCAGTTCAGGCGTCAGTCGGCGAGGGAATGCGCCTGGAAGGTCTTGCAAGCAAGGCTGGCC harbors:
- a CDS encoding Ig-like domain-containing protein, whose product is MVDQTSPAAAVAPILLPESISDANTGGNPRFFWVTNKGVTTFPGNLDTALTPSVKICKVVNNIATTTCPVLISGAQLTLTPDNLAANPPIYGFWRGRWNTKTPALRVTDDYRMSVMIGNKLLGYQDVDLVATSGETKNPRVGFIAIVNGSSLDFKFRIEAGATAPNVSFSPDSLVFQTVLVGNSSTKPVTIKNVGVSMLALTGTGLSGANAGDFSATLSGCGSLAPQATCTANVTFRPTALGPRAATLSLTTTGATVAQTLALTSGPASQAINRPPRLPHSIIAFPVRDFISGAGYAATDRVTVSILRGGLRVGFVNNVIPQDDPSTPEFDGLVDVNHPGGVCWENSVPDIRVGDLVRLETAPGVGDETFVQGVTVTQPATIVRRATLDAAGNSNADGVIEVHGRAMDLQTNQRLDPAQFEARLISKGNTFTFNGKRSLRAGGAGGKDGTLTFDTTDPNNGLWTARFSGLTQRDLDLAEAAESRALWLGRDPVTSSEMTIYEFGQFPGFAGGCVGPVTGFAGPLAAPAPASLTFNEQGLYDPENPGTNPASAPQIITLSNGGGIALNISGVSLSGSGSADFLIDTNTCTGTSVAPNGACTVGVHFQPTSGGLRNAQLNFVDNADNTPQSVTLTGNLNSVTPGPIHEPPQDPHALFVFPSRDFVSAEGYGPNDRVKVEILRGGVQIGVANNVVPKDDLGTPGFDGLVDVNHPGGACWEGVTPDLRPGDVVRYTTNFGVVDQTTTQNLVVTQPATQGRNADGSPASSVVMTGYALGQDNLRLPLDQFEARIIAKGNTFGINGRRSLRAGGLGVREGTLTYDTANPNDGRWTAVFPGLSQSDIDLAASVESRGVWLGRIPAALTESTIYEYGAGGGPVGCAAPLNVPTASLSPLSLDFGAVTLGSTTAARSVSLTTSSPASISSLSVVGIDPGEFTVDRGACVNPSSTSCTFRVTFMPAGLGIRTAGVMIVDSADGSPHFLPVRGEGVVAPPPNRPPVGVNDYVSGHAGRVQTLNVLTNDTDPDGDPLSVTGVSNGTNGVASCTPGGACTYTPDIGYFGTTYFAYTISDGRGGSTNATVTVNLTNARPTSQGDNDRTVESRAVSTNVLANDTDSDNDPLSVISATQGTNGAVSCTSSSCTYTPNPGFFGTDSYTYTVSDGFESATATVSVMVDPMAKAIDDGPINIPLSSFDPAVGAFIDSATLLANDTGRGLIVTSNSSSSSGGSATCTATGCTFKPSNSGSATFNYTVQDFYDNNATATVQLNFTQP
- a CDS encoding IS3 family transposase — translated: MTTKASPLHPLAGNLLNREFEVDRPNRKWVTDITYLPTTEGWLYLATVMDLFSRKIVGWRRAVPSCWALNERLHTLLVMDALNMAWQRRQPEAGLLHHSDRGSQNTRDVYRRALERLKAVQSMSNKGACWDNAVQESFFSTLKVELDLQLARGTRAQTRSEVCEWIEVFYNRQRRHSSLSYRSPVAFEEQAPYPELSLH
- a CDS encoding IS3 family transposase — encoded protein: MDRTDALEDACPLLRQTKLIFAFIQQHQEEFLVALMCRVLAVSVSGYYAWRGRPENTRARKDRALTERIKDSHQRSRGTYGTPRIQADLAEEGERVSGQRIGRLMKVARGQGSLQAEIPRDHEGITSPPTRRKSPEPGI
- a CDS encoding helix-turn-helix domain-containing protein is translated as MRLVQSTGKSCAQIARDLVIPPHYVARWKKQWEAQEPAGRPGNTGRGIAAHSKQEERIKHLERELQIARQERDIEKKAVA